The genomic window TtgctaaaatatatatttaagaagctcgtggtAAAGCTTGAGACTTTGAAAAACACGTTTACATttactctgaaacgccttttcaaatttgcgtgtaacttcgaaaatactcaccggaacgatattaaattttctatgtgtgttcttaaatatacatatgtatagatatacatataatagattttttgaaaattctaactgcatATAACCCCATAATTTCGAAAAGGTCGATAAAAAcagagaaataatcgaagtagaCCGgcgtgttagtagtcgtagcatcgcccaggagcaaAAAATCGatcgtaaaacagttttaaaccatttgcgcaaaaataatagACCTCTTCTGTGAACTGCTACAGCAATAACTACAACCGTTTTAAAGTACGTCATCGTGTGAAAGTAGCCTGTTAAAAGCATCACGTGGGAATAGAGCGCGTACTAGTACCGTTCCATAACGAACTAGTTATACACTAGTTCGCATTGGCTCggattaaatacaaatatgtgtgaATTACATTgtatatgcaaattttaattgGCTATAAATTAGATAGTTATTTTTGGTTCCCAATCATGCTGCTCATGAGCGCTTAATAATCTCTTCTGTTCTCCTCTACACCATAaagcttttattgtttttggtatTGCATTTTCTGTGTACTCCATTAGTGTGTATATGTTTTGTACCATCATAATTGTCTAATGCATCAATATCGCATCCTAAAAAGCATATTTAGCATTCGTAGAGCTTATCACAACCatatataatacaaatacatacacacatttatatatatacatatatgtacatatatacatttttaacattcaaaataaaaactaaacctCATTTTGCAACTATCCACCATTACACACAGGGGTATGACAGTGACAACTAATTCGGTGATGATCAACAAGGATCAAAGCAACTTGATAGGCATCAGCATTGGCGGCGGTGCCCCATTGTGTCCCTGCCTTTACATAGTGCAAGTGAGTCTAAAATTGAATTAGTAAAGTTTTATATGAGTACACAGTTTTTGTCTCCCTAAAGGTTTTCGATGGCACGCCAGCCGCGCGTGAAGGTTCCCTCCAGAGTGGTGATGAACTGTTGGCGGTCAATTCGGTCAGTGTGAAGGGCAAAACCAAGGTGGAGGTGGCCAAAATGATACAAGCACCCACTACTACCGTTACCATACACTACAATAAGCTACATGCTGATCCGGAGCAAGGCAAATCGTTGGAcattatacttaaaaaattaaagcatcGCATTGTGGATAATATGTCGAGCAATACAGCGGATACACTGGGACTCTCGCGCGCCATCCTATGCAATGATTCGTTGGTAAAGCGTCTGGAAGAACTTGAGGGTACCGAACTGATGTACAAGGGTTTGGTGGAGCACGCACGACGCATGCTTAAAGCCTATTACGATTTGCTGCAAACTTACAAAGCTTTTGGCGATTGTTTCAGCCAGATTAGTGCGCGTGAACCACAGCAGCGCGCTTCTGAGGCGTTTCGTATGTTTGGCGAATTCCACAGGAATTTGGAAAAGGATGGCCTCAGCATTATAAAACAAATCAAACCAGTGCTCTCTGACCTGGGTACGTACCTGAACAAGGCTATACCGGACACTAAATTGACGGTACGCCGTTATGCAGATGCAAAATTCACTTACCTCTCCTACTGTCTGAAGGTGAAGGAAATGGACGATGAGGAGCATAGTTTTGCAGCGCTGCAAGAACCGCTCTATCGCGTTGAGACGGGCAACTATGAATACAGACTAATTTTGCGTTGTCGTCAGGATGCGCGCAATAAATTCGCCAAACTACGTACCGATGTGTTAGAAAAGATGGAGTTGCTAGAGTGCAAACATGCCACAGATCTGAATCAGCAATTGCGCTGCTTGCTTGACAGTTTGGCGCAATTGAATCGTTCGGTGGTGGAGCGTATGGACGCCTTGCCACCACTTTTCCCCATCGAGGTTGACTTCAAAGAAACCGATTTCCAATATAAGTCGAGCACTCTTAAACCGCAAGATTTGGATGAAGAAGATGAGGAGACTAGCGTGCGCACTGAAGCGAATACACTGCGTGCGACGAGTACGGAAGTTGTTTGCGGTCTAGAAGCTGTTGAAGCACCAGCGCCAGTGATGAATATACAGCAAAAGGGATCTCTTTTAGACGATCTTGACTCGGCGAATAATCAAGGCGTCGAAAGTAATGAAACCCTTTTAAAAGAGTTGGGTCTATTTGGTGTTGATCTTATGTCAAATCCACAAACTTTAACAAACCAGACAGATTCAGTTGCCGCACAAAATGGCTCTTacgattttgatttgtttttaaatcaaaCTGCAGCAACAACCACGCAATTGGAACAGGATTTGATGTCTGCCAACGCACTGGAAACAGATCTACTGTTGCAGTGAATGTGTTGCAAGGTGAAGGAAATGAGTTttgcgaaaacaaaaaacaataaaaatagtatCATACCTGATTAATAAATGGTTAATAAAATACCAATCAATCGTGCATCCCTTTCCAACTCGGCTGCCAAAGTCACTTACGTTTGTTGCAGTACAAATGAATGTCTTGTCAATGCTACCGGGTATGGGTAAATTGGAgtcttgtatttatgtatgtaactgTATCGCCATAGCTATGCGGAATACTATTTGAAAAGTAACATACATTTTCGAATAAGTTGAATGGCCTTAATTTTATTCTGAACTCTGCGGACGTCTAACAAAACTAATTCACCAATCTTCGAGAAATTTGTGAGCCTACAACCATCTGCAATCTTCGTTCACACCTTTTAAATATATCCAATTCGCAGCGAAGCTCAAGTTGAGAAtcagtttattataaattagagAATGAGCTATGAATTGAATTGGAGAatcatttcaaatgtctttGTAGTTAGTTATAAACTAAAAATCAGgttgataaatattatttatattatatgggaaaataaaatgtataaaattaaatatatatatatatatatatatatgtacatatataaaattactTTACGCATGCAGGAAGTTCGATTCATTTGGtttaaaaatttcacataaCTGTTGTTTGTAATAGACTAACGGAAATTTAGCCTACaggatttttttccttgttcactccgctcgaGAGCATAACATCTCGACAAGACTCATCCATCGttcacggttctgtgctgttgtttttgcgcccaAGTATTCCTTGGCCGATCGCGACCTCTACTCCcatgcgggttccagtccagtgttaTTCTCGTGATGCAGTCCGGTAGTTTTGTAAGCGTGTGACCTATTCACCATCACTTTTGCGtctgatttgccataggatgggttcctcatcCATTAATCTCtacagcgcgtcgttgctgcTGGTGTTGGTCCAGAATATTCCACAGATGATGCGGAATTTGTTGACGGAAGGTTGTAGCCTCTATGTGATgttgttagagaccagccatgtttcacttccgtacaacaatattGACTTCACACAtaagctgaatattcgcagtttagatCGCCTGGAGATTTGCTAACTTGCCCATATAATATACGCATACTCAAACGCCGCCTTTGTTTAGGCGGCAGTTGACATTTTCATCTGTTTCGCCGTATGCCGTGGCAGTCCCGCCGAggcagcagaagctttcgataaATTCCACCGGGCACCCGTCAACTATTATATATCTGGCTTTATTGTGGTTTACACTTTTAGCTTTGGTCTTGGAGAGAGGAGACAGATGTAATCGCCGAAGTCCAGCCTACAGGAATTAATTTGGTGATGTTACTGTAGTTTCGTCCTCCAACTGCCCACTATACCAAGTTTCTCATAAACGCGGTCGACAGCTTTGTTATTGTTGAACAGAATAAAGTTTTGTTGAATGATGCTGAATTGACAGTTGCGAACTGGGTGTAATTCCAAGTGGTACCTGTAACATAACCCCTATTAACACGGAGGTGACGAATAAGTTCGTCATATTGTAATAATTTGGGAAAACACAGAGATAATCCAGAAAGCTATCAGTCTGTCTATAATGAACTACATGGCCAAAGTGTAGATGACGCACTACATAGAAGCATCGAGGCACCCCAAAACAATAGACGCCCTCTTCTTTCCAGACAGTTCTAGTTAAGATGTCACAAGACTCACAATCTCTAAACAAAAGTGACGGTAGAGCAGCGAAGAGCAAACGCTCCGccaacgttcccacgacagtctaTCGTTTCCAGACGACCATGGGCTGTCCCCAAACATTTAtgcaattacaacaaaaacaacaacagcaaaaacagcTCTTCGAAACTCCGCTGAGCAGGAAGAAATACCTCGAGTAATTGAATATCCAACGCGAGACGGTGCGTCCTTTTCGGCCAGTCGTTTCCAATTGGAATCGACAAGAGTATATCCGGAGGCGCCCTAGCTGATGCATTAGCTAGAACAGCTGTGGTGTCAAAACTAATAGCACTCAAGCATTTCGTGGCGTTGGGACAACACGTTGGGATGTGAAGAGCTCAAGAAATCAATCTGAAACCACACTGGGTTGCTATGCCAAGCAAAGTTCTTACTGGGGGGCTAAAATCATTAGAGAATCAAACTGGCCATTGTAGAGTGCGAAGTCATCTGCACAGACTTAGGGTATTGTCTAACAACATCTGTCAATCATGCCAGCAGTCGCAAGAAACATCATCTTACTTGCTTGTGAGCCATATAGAGAACAAGAAGTAAAGCCTGGTACGGTCGGAAAACAGACACATATGCCCAGCCTAGTCCAGTATCATTTCAGGCTTCTTAAAAGAACTGGGTCTGCATTAGGTATTGCGAAGAGTAAAGGCCAAAATGTACGCTCGAAGTGTTAACCTCTATCTACCACGAGGGAAAAGTTCCACACTAAGCCAACTCGAACCCGAAGATTCAATTTCGGAAACGGGTTACAAAACATCGCACATCTCTCCACATGCAGAAAATAATTCAACTGACACCAGAAACGCTTTCAACTCAACCGAAGACCACACATTTTATTGGACTTTTAGAGGCTAAAGTAGTGAGATACTTCAATAGAAAAGTTTAGTCAGACACGCAATTTCGACCAAGATCGATagagcgcgtcagtcgtttcttttcgCGTAACTTGGCATTCGTATGACAGAAGAATTATTCTCACTGCTTTACACTATGTAGAtggaaaccaacaaaaaaatgtgtatacctATAGGAGATCTGAGTGTATTTGACGACTAAATGCGCTGCGTAAAATTGTCCATTTCGAAGCGGAGTTTTCGTAATATGTGTCCGCCCTGCAGCAGCGGAGTttattaggttaggtagtgctgaCTGATCCGTAAAAAAAATCTCTTAGACCTCTATGGTCTATTgtgttattttatgtaattcttaatgCACGTCTTCGCGAGTTTTAACAAACCGCTCAGCCTTTTGTCAGGA from Anastrepha ludens isolate Willacy chromosome 5, idAnaLude1.1, whole genome shotgun sequence includes these protein-coding regions:
- the LOC128864236 gene encoding PRKCA-binding protein isoform X2; amino-acid sequence: MLTDTDDDFFFEEDKMGMTVTTNSVMINKDQSNLIGISIGGGAPLCPCLYIVQVFDGTPAAREGSLQSGDELLAVNSVSVKGKTKVEVAKMIQAPTTTVTIHYNKLHADPEQGKSLDIILKKLKHRIVDNMSSNTADTLGLSRAILCNDSLVKRLEELEGTELMYKGLVEHARRMLKAYYDLLQTYKAFGDCFSQISAREPQQRASEAFRMFGEFHRNLEKDGLSIIKQIKPVLSDLGTYLNKAIPDTKLTVRRYADAKFTYLSYCLKVKEMDDEEHSFAALQEPLYRVETGNYEYRLILRCRQDARNKFAKLRTDVLEKMELLECKHATDLNQQLRCLLDSLAQLNRSVVERMDALPPLFPIEVDFKETDFQYKSSTLKPQDLDEEDEETSVRTEANTLRATSTEVVCGLEAVEAPAPVMNIQQKGSLLDDLDSANNQGVESNETLLKELGLFGVDLMSNPQTLTNQTDSVAAQNGSYDFDLFLNQTAATTTQLEQDLMSANALETDLLLQ
- the LOC128864236 gene encoding PRKCA-binding protein isoform X1 → MLTDTDDDFFFEEDKIKSLRSDSTVTPLIPVENSTRSEQQQQQPLEQQSELNVDDATFDFELELVTDNERKAASACDDAAATSIVVPFLGDRINDFDRQKFELERLGMTVTTNSVMINKDQSNLIGISIGGGAPLCPCLYIVQVFDGTPAAREGSLQSGDELLAVNSVSVKGKTKVEVAKMIQAPTTTVTIHYNKLHADPEQGKSLDIILKKLKHRIVDNMSSNTADTLGLSRAILCNDSLVKRLEELEGTELMYKGLVEHARRMLKAYYDLLQTYKAFGDCFSQISAREPQQRASEAFRMFGEFHRNLEKDGLSIIKQIKPVLSDLGTYLNKAIPDTKLTVRRYADAKFTYLSYCLKVKEMDDEEHSFAALQEPLYRVETGNYEYRLILRCRQDARNKFAKLRTDVLEKMELLECKHATDLNQQLRCLLDSLAQLNRSVVERMDALPPLFPIEVDFKETDFQYKSSTLKPQDLDEEDEETSVRTEANTLRATSTEVVCGLEAVEAPAPVMNIQQKGSLLDDLDSANNQGVESNETLLKELGLFGVDLMSNPQTLTNQTDSVAAQNGSYDFDLFLNQTAATTTQLEQDLMSANALETDLLLQ